The following proteins are encoded in a genomic region of Pseudoxanthomonas suwonensis 11-1:
- a CDS encoding DUF819 domain-containing protein: MAIENAEASTALITNDIVVFGLIAATLGLIFWLASGPTPFWKKFFAWVPALLLCYFVPALYNTFGLIDGTQGVVYNPIGSRVLLPVALVLLTMTIDLKGVLKLGPRLLFVFCAGTFGLFLGAIVSFQLFQWFWPDVVAGDVWKGMAALAGSWIGGGANMVAIREVYEVDATLFGQFAVVDVAIANSWMAVLLFLAGRAAAIDARSGADTRAIDEMKTRLEAYEAANARIPTLTDLMVILGIGFGIVGAAHAAATPIAAWFGAHVANASQYSLDSSFVWVVLLATFAGLGLSFTPVRRLENAGMAKVGSACLYFLIASIGMQMDFVKLFDRLELLALGVVWMGVHILVLWGAAKMVRAPLFYFAIGSQGNIGAAASAPVVAAAFHPTLAPVGVLLGTVGYATGTMIAYWLGQILRVMAGQ; this comes from the coding sequence ATGGCGATCGAGAACGCCGAAGCTTCGACCGCACTGATCACCAACGACATCGTCGTATTCGGCCTGATCGCAGCGACCCTTGGCCTGATCTTCTGGCTGGCCAGCGGCCCCACCCCGTTCTGGAAGAAGTTCTTCGCCTGGGTGCCGGCGCTGCTGCTGTGCTACTTCGTGCCCGCGCTCTACAACACATTCGGCCTGATCGACGGCACCCAGGGCGTGGTCTACAACCCGATCGGCAGCCGCGTGCTGCTGCCGGTGGCCCTGGTCCTGCTGACCATGACCATCGACCTCAAGGGCGTGCTGAAGCTGGGGCCGAGGCTGCTGTTCGTGTTCTGCGCCGGCACCTTCGGCCTGTTCCTGGGTGCGATCGTGTCCTTCCAGCTGTTCCAGTGGTTCTGGCCGGACGTGGTGGCCGGGGACGTGTGGAAGGGCATGGCGGCGCTGGCCGGCAGCTGGATCGGCGGCGGCGCCAACATGGTGGCGATCCGCGAGGTCTACGAGGTCGATGCCACCCTGTTCGGCCAGTTCGCCGTGGTCGACGTGGCCATCGCCAACAGCTGGATGGCCGTGCTGCTGTTCCTGGCAGGGCGCGCGGCCGCCATCGATGCGCGCAGCGGTGCCGACACCCGCGCGATCGACGAGATGAAGACGCGGCTGGAGGCCTACGAGGCGGCCAACGCGCGCATCCCGACCCTCACCGACCTGATGGTGATCCTGGGCATCGGTTTCGGCATCGTCGGCGCTGCCCATGCCGCGGCCACGCCGATCGCTGCCTGGTTCGGCGCCCACGTCGCCAACGCCAGCCAGTACAGCCTGGACTCGTCCTTCGTCTGGGTGGTGCTGCTGGCCACCTTCGCCGGCCTGGGCCTGAGCTTCACCCCGGTGCGTCGCCTGGAGAACGCGGGCATGGCCAAGGTCGGCAGCGCCTGCCTGTACTTCCTGATCGCCAGCATCGGCATGCAGATGGACTTCGTGAAGCTGTTCGACCGGCTGGAGCTGCTGGCGCTGGGCGTGGTGTGGATGGGCGTGCACATCCTGGTGCTGTGGGGCGCGGCGAAGATGGTGCGCGCGCCGCTGTTCTATTTCGCCATCGGTTCGCAGGGCAACATCGGCGCCGCGGCCTCGGCGCCGGTGGTCGCCGCAGCCTTCCACCCGACGCTGGCGCCGGTCGGCGTGCTGCTGGGTACGGTGGGTTATGCCACGGGCACGATGATCGCCTACTGGCTGGGGCAGATCCTGCGGGTGATGGCGGGGCAGTGA
- a CDS encoding YbdD/YjiX family protein, with the protein MGTQLVPVAHYATHKRVWRRLVQTARLCCGVPDYDNYVRHMLEKHPDREPMDYKTFFRERQEARFGGRSGFRCC; encoded by the coding sequence ATGGGCACCCAGCTCGTTCCCGTCGCCCACTACGCCACGCACAAGCGTGTGTGGCGGAGGCTGGTCCAGACCGCGCGGCTGTGCTGCGGGGTCCCGGACTACGACAACTATGTCCGGCACATGCTGGAGAAGCATCCGGACAGGGAACCGATGGACTACAAGACCTTCTTCCGCGAGCGGCAGGAAGCCCGCTTCGGAGGCCGCAGCGGATTCCGCTGCTGCTGA